cctaagctaaactccccaaaaacaatatctcaatcacacaagcacaatgggagtattagcaatactagcacaaccaatatactctcacaacattaaaatgtatcaagggaatagaaatttgagagtatttgggcaagaataggattttgaagtagagaggattttgttaatgattttaagctaatctcacactaatcctcacaaatgaacccatatgtatagacaaggttaaaaatataaccgtttgggacatattgggtattcttagaaaagtttcaaatagtttaaacacaattaagccaacttaacccaaatttaccacggttaaaatatttttaacccgccgaggtttgggtggctgaaccttggtttggtcgaccgaacagacTCAGTTAGAAAAAGGTAGTAGTTGGGTCGCTCGTATTCAGGTTCGGTGACCTGAATCGAAGTTAGTAGAATTTCTTCATACATTTGGGTGCctggtcataggttcggtagcccgaacttgtgtgttcagtcgcccaagttagtggaatgtccctttcaaagggtttgaGCACCCGGGGATGATATATGTATTTATAGGTTAGTCACCCGAGAGCTTGGTCAACCGTTGACTCAACAATTCGggtgcccaaggagttttgaactccagggatTCGGTCGCCCGTGCTCTCACAAAATCCTTAATaatattcattttaagcacagaTTTAACACTCTTGTAtaatatgatatgtgtgtgagtgttgggacctaaggtcataTTAGGGTCTTTACTGAGGTCATTTTGAGATAGTCTCAAAAGTTCGGCgtgtgccctaaagtcattcaacccctatggtcattctgcggtcattttgagagcttacaaatacctacatccatgacatgcagagattattacagatcgatatacctagttactattacagacccaaattacatagaatataaattacaataagtcttcagggtctttagtcttcaagtcttcatatgccatcaattggtttgctaatataaacctgcacacaaacttggaaaacgttaaataccggagtattgtcataatcaaaatagggtatgacccataaggtcaacaaatatGCTTTGATTTACCATGAAAGGTTGAATTCTTATTGAAATGAATAGGACTTTGGTTATCACAAAATAACACATACCTCTTCTGAGTGAATCCAAGTTCATGAACTAATTTCTTCATCCACAATAACTCTTTACATGCCTTAGTAGATGCAATGAACTTAGCTtctgtagtggacaaagcaacaCATTTCTGTAACATGGATTGCCAAGACATAACTCCCTCTACAAACGTAATCAAATAACCTGAAGTAGATTTCCTCGAGTTTGAATCTCCAGCCATGTCTAAATCTGTATAGCTAACCAAAACAGGTTTTTTTAGAACCAAAACAGAGTTTCAAATCAGCTATACCATGAAGATACCTCATAATTCATTTAACAGTattccaatgctctctacctgaattagagagaaatttaCTGACTACACTAACTGTATAAGCTAAATTTGACCTTGTgcaaaccatgacatacattaagccACCAACTGTAGATGCATATGGAGTAGTTTCCATGTCTCTATTTTCTTCATCATTAGAAGGAGATTGTTTACTACTTAACTTGAAATGTGTAGCAAGAGGAGTACTTACCACTTTGGCTTTCTCCATGTGAAACCGTTGAagtaccttctcaatatacttttcctgagataaccataacttCTTAGCACTTTTGTCACATgagattctcatgccaagaatctGTTTCGCTGGTTCCAAGTATCTCATGGCAAAATACTTGCTTAAAACGTGCTTTAACCTGTCAATTCTAGAAGCATTGTGACCAATAatgagcatgtcatcaacataaagcaacaaaataatgaaatcatcattagagaatttttgaacaaatacacaatGGTCTAAAGTTGTTTTCCTATAGCCTCGTTGAACCATGTCAGACTtgaacttcttataccactgcctaggagcttgtttcaagccatacaagctcttcttcaatctgcaaacataattctccttacctttcaccacaaacCCTCAGGCTGGTTCATATAAATTTATTCCTTGAGATCGCCATGGAGGAAAGCAATTTTCACATCCATTAGCTCAACCTCCAATCAAGACTAGCGGCCAAGCCTAAAACAACACGGATTGATGACATTTTCACTACCGGTGGGAAaaatctccccaaaatcaatccCCTTTTCTAACTAaagcctttgacaactaatctagctttatactgTGGGAGTGAACAATTCTCTTCCTATTTTAATCTATCGACCCACCAATTTTTCAAAGCTATCTTACCTTTAGGTAATTTTACCAACTCAAAAGTGTAGTTGTCATGCAGAGATTTCATTTCATCTTCTATTGCACTAAACCATTGTTGCTTCTGCTCACTTTCAATGGCTTCTTCATAACACTCTggttttcccttattatttataAGAACATACTTATCTACAGGATATCTCGTGGAGGGCTGTCGGTCTTTGGTAGACCTCTCGAGTGAAGCTATAGGTGGTTCAATAGTTGAAGTACCTTCCTCATCAATAGTTTCGTGATCTTCCACCACATGATCATTCTGAACATCTACTTCTGTATCATACTGATTGCCAATCTCAACTGTATCAAGAAAATTTTCAGAAGAAATCAGATCCAAGTCAACTAAGCTATCACTAtcctaaaattgaaaattttttgtcCTGCCAATGTCTTCAATGGTTTGATCCTCCATGAAGACTACATCACGACTTCTCACAAGTTTCTTTTCCACTAGATCATAAAACCTGTAGCCAAGCTCATCTTGACCATacccaataaaaatgcactgCCTTGCCTTGACATATaacttggacctttcatctttaggCACATGAACAAAGGCTTTACAGCCAAACACACGTAGATGGTTATAGGAAAAATCCTTCCCATACCAGATTCTGTTAGGGACATCATTCTGCAGCGCAATAGTAGGAGACAAGTTAATTTCATGAACAACAATGTATAATGCCTCACCCCAAAATGATCTAGGTAGTTTTGCTCTTGAAAGCAAACATCTGACTCTCTCTACCAGTGTTCTGTTTATTCTTTCTACCAAACCATTCAACTGAGGAGTCTTAGGAGGTGTCTTCTAATGTCGGATGCCATGTTGTCTACAGTAACATCAAATGGACCACAATACTTGCCACCATTATCAATGCAaatacattttattttctttcctgtTTCTCTCTCAACTAAAgtctaaaaatatttaaacatatcaagcACCTGATCTTTGGATTTTAAAACATAAACGAGAGTtttcttgaatgatcatcaataaacataacaaaataaagtgcaccacgcAGTGTCCTTACCTTCATTAGGCTACAAACATATGAATGAATCAACTAAAGTAACTCTATTTGTAGAAACTCGAActagaaaaataaaggaaataaataagaaaagaaggagGGAAAATAAAAGGGCAAATAGTcagattcatcgacaaagcccctgatttcatcgacgaaggttcttctgtggttcgtcgatgaagttcagagcATTGTCGATGAAGAAATCCCGAGTGATAGGAAAATATCATACTTAAGGTTCATCGAAGAGACCcttcctttgtcgacgaacgatCTTCTacaattcatcgatgaagacacCAATTCATCTATGAAGTTGGTCGAGTCAACGACCTATAAATAGACATTTtagttgcttaatggttaagaaatcatatttctctctctctctctctctctctctctctctctctctctctctctacgattcttcaTCGTTCGTCACCAtaatcgacgatcagaagttaccatgaggattagggggaaattctctgcaagtctagtGGAGTATATTCTTGAACGGGgtctttccaggcaccactccaaaactagggtaagtaggtagttttgaattttattgttgatttggagtataGAGAGCCTGGGGAATGTTTTAATGATAAGTATTATGTGGGTTGGGAtgattaatttaggaaaaatgtatttcagggttttgagctttgaATGCCTTAGGGCTTGGATGTAGGGTTTCGGAAGGCTTTtctagtaagccaggtaaggggattaagttaagtcataAGTTTTATTAAAATTGAGCCTAATAAAATggtatatttgtatatttatattttcagttgttatttcaaataccaaccgttcaaaatggtctttccaaacctaagatatatgatatggtattttcagtaaaaatgaacggtggaaattATAGTTTGATGCTATAAATAGGATATACTATATacaaaaaattgtgtggcaagtgGATAATATTTTGGGGTTATTGTATAACCGAGGTTatgaaatgtttgtgaaatactagaattgtttgtgAAACGTAGGAAGTTTTATGTGATGGCCGCAAGGGCTGACTTTTATATGGATGACGACCACAAGGTCCGAGTTTATATGTATGATGGCTGTAAGGGCCAAGTTTTATAAGGTGACTGCGAGGGCCGGAATTTTATAACATGgcagattttatatgaaatgagtttgaaatacagtttttattatttaaattgcatgatatgctctaggaaccctgaggactagttatgttatgagcacggtaccgttgctagggtTTCAATAGttgaccatgtgcgcccacactattCGCGAGGAGGTGTAGGGCGGTCTTAGCCGATTAGCCTCGTAGAGGGGGTACCTTCCCTGGAAGACTGGACTTTCAGGATATGGTAGGGCAATCAGACCCGCAAGCAAGTTGCGGATGCCTGCATAGTCGAAGTTAGATGCAAACGTatgttttgacttagcctggGTTAATCACCcgaggcttagtccagccttcaggttgcacaactcgtgccatgggggaagtaaatggtgttagtcaTAAGGAtggtcttttatgcatatctgtaaatttatgtaaaagaTGTTATTTAATTACTGAATTGTTTATATCATATAAATGAGATGAGTATTTTTAGCAGCATAAAGTGAGTATAATGTATAAATgctattttcagttaaatgaaggatagatgttttctgtaaacacgtaatgcatgctgaccacacactaatgttaacttaatcttccatactgaaaagtgtctcaccccaatatacaaatcatctttgcAGGGAATATTAGGAATCTTGCTTAGCAGGATAAGGGGGTGAGAGTTAGAATAGTCACTTCTATGAGGATCTGTATGAACTCAggtgtatgtaaattatgttgtAAGTCTTTGGACTTATATTATGGTTGTACGGACTAAGTTAGTGGTCCTTTATCAGttgggttgtaatatggatgtttggaGAACCTTATGTATGAAGGAaacttagaactctagtaatgtatgttTAGAGAATGTTTCATTATTTTTGCTACATTTATTtatgatgaatatggtatcaggtacacagacgtcactaaagtagcatcccgggcccacgtggcgggtcagggtgttacaggtggtattagagcctaggtatgctaggttttgcagactttgatTGTGGATGATCACCAGAGTTTAGGTTGAGAGAAGTTAAGGACAGGAAGGGGTAAGTTAGGTTGGATTTTAGTCTAGAAGCTTAGAGGCAGAAATTTGTTGAcggttttttgtatttttttgcgaatgacgattttaggaaaagcATGGTAAATttatcgatggtttcgtttctaggttgagagacTAGAGCTCAAAAATTTAGGTAGGGAATGTTAGGCTGGGGGAGTATGTACATGGTGTTGTCGTTATGATTAGGGGTCGGTACCTTGGCGATTTTGTAGCAGAAGTGTATAAATGTTTCCTTTAACTGCAAAatcatatgttttaaattattagttattccatacttgcatcaaccatgaaaaatgtgaaactTCTAAGTTGGTTTCTATCCTCACTTCAagatggattccaggggaaaaGCGGTCAtagctggaggggataatcatgtggatacCTTTAGTGATGCTGACGTTGATGCCTTGGTAGTGCTGTGCAATATAGCATGGTAGGCTAGGAAGGAAAATCGGAGGGATTCCCGAGAGCAAAGTTAGCTATTAGCTGATAAGGGCTGCATGTACCAAAAGTTTATCCGAGCAAATCTGCCAGCATTTTCTAGAGGACTGAACCTGATTGTGGGTGAAGACTTGATTCAGGAGATGGAGGAGCTGTTGGGTGTGCTGGAATGCACAGAGGAACAAAAGGTGAGGTTTGCCACCTTTAAACTGGCAGGGGAAGTAAGGAGATGGTGGAGATCGGCTAAGTTGGTGGAGGAACAACGTCCAGGGTATATATCTACTACCTAAAGCCATTTCATGGAGGTATTCTTCGGCAGATACTTCCTTATTGCCACCAAAGACGTGAAGGCAGAGGAATTTCTTCATTTGACCCAAAGGCCCAAGAATGTGCAACAGTATGCGGTCAGGTTTTTGGAGCTATCCTATTTCGCTCTGCATATGGTCTCagatgagccgaagaaggctcGGATGTTTAAGAGAGGTCTGAGGCAGAGTGTGCAGTCACAGGTGGTGGCATTACTAATGCAGAGTTTCACAGATCTGGTGGACAGGGCCATGGCAATTGAGGCCAGTATTTAGGAGGGGGAGAGAACAgcaaaccagaagaagaggctCTTGCCTAAGGGTTTTCAATCTAGTTGCATCCAGAGTTCATGGAAACGGCTCGATAATTTTTTCGGCCAGCAACAGGAGATAGGATCTTGAGCCCCTCAAGGGAATTCTCAGTGTCCTACCTGTCCCAGATGCCATAAGATGCATTGGAACGAGTGTAGGGTTGGATCGGCGGGTTGTTATCGGTGTGGTGGGGAAGGATATCAGATTTGGGACTTCCCAGTGACATTGAATTATGCACCTCCACAGCATCAGTATGGGAGAGGTACTCAACCCCCCCAAGGTGGTCACCAGAGGGGTACCGCCCAGGTGTGGGTATATTCTATGACTTTGGGTGATGTCGAGTATACAGGAGTACAAGTAACATTTATGTGCCTTAAAATAAAGCTATTGTGCTCTTTCGTTCAGGTGCGACCCATTCGTTTGTATCTTAGGGTTTTGCTAAATTGTGCGGGATAGAAACACAGCCATTGGATGCCAAGTTAGCAGTAATTACACCTACTAGGTTAGTTAGTATATGCAGTAAGATGGTTAGAAACTATCCAGTGGAGATTTAGGGGAGGAGGTTACCTACTAGTCTAATCATCTTCGATATGGATGGATTCGACATTAttatggggatggattggctagaaTCCAACTATACAAGCATTGACTGCCATAGGAAGGAGGTAGTACTCAGACCTCCAGGGGAGCAGGAATTTAAATTTGTCGGGttgtgtgtgcgctctgcaccacggatccttttggctattcaggcaaggagattacTTTTGAAGGGttgccaggggtacctagcaCATGTGAAAGAAACACCAAAAGAAGGACTGAAATTGGAGGATATCCCAATGATTAAGGATTtctcagatgtgtttctagaggacttgctagggttacctcctgatcatgaggtggagttcaccATTGAGTTGACTCTAGGGATGGCACCAATTTCCAAGGCTCTATATCGAATGACTCCGGCTGaattaaaggagctaaaggagAAGCTACAGGAACTTCTTGACAAGGGGTTCATCAAaccgagtgtatcaccctggggagagCGCTGgtattgttcgtaaagaagaaagatggatcaATGAGGATGCGCATCGACTACAGGTTAATAAGGTGACAATGAAGAGTAAATACCCACTACCTTATATTAACGATCTGTTTGACCAGGTGAAGGGCACTCAGGTGTTCTTTAAAATCGATCTATGATCCGAgtatcatcagttgaaggtgatatcagaggatgtatcaaagacaGCTTTCTGAACCcgatatgaccattatgaatttctggttatgctgTTTGGCTTGACGAATGCGCTTgcagcattcatggacctgataaATAGagtgttccacgagtacttagattagtttgtggtagtatttattgatgccatcctggtttattcaaggagtccTATAGAGCGTGAagctcatttgaggctggtactctaggtacttagagagaagagattatttgctaaattcaataaatgtgagttttggctggaacatgTTGCATTTCTGGGATATATAGTATTCAGAGAGGGAATCTCAGTGGACCAGAGTAAAGTGGAGGCGGTAGTAGATTGGGaaagaccaaagaatgtgcatgagattagaagtttcttgggtctggtcgGATATTATCATCAGTTCATCAAGGACTTTTCTAAATTGTTAGGTCCTCTAACACAGCTTACAAAGAAGAAtagtaagtttgagtggactagggAATGCAAGCAAAGCTTCTAGGAACTGAAGCAACGGTTAGTCACGgccctagtgttgaccattccataaAGGGATGGTGGTTACATAATCTATAGTGACGCGTCCCAAAAAGAGctcgggtgtgttttgatgcaatagggaaaagttattgcatatgcttctcgccaacttaaggagtacaagaagaactacctTACGCCTAACTTAGAACTGATAGTAGTGGTATATGCACCAAAGATCTGGTGGCACTATCTATACAgtgaaaagtgtgagatctttattgatcataagagtctcaaatacttcttcagtcagaaggagttgaatatgaggcaacacaagtggcttgaattgattaaggactacaattgtaCTACTAGTTACCACCCcggaaaagctaacgtggtagttgatgctttgagtcagaagtcagtgcTTGCATCAATCTTAGCAATTAGGGTTCAGCACCAGATCAagatggacctagagaggttgggCGTAGAGCTAGTAGAAGGGAATAACTAGGCGTACATTACTGGCCTGGTAGTGCAACCAACCTTATGAGATAGGATCATATCAGTTCAGATGAAAGATGTAGAGCTGGCAGA
This genomic stretch from Malania oleifera isolate guangnan ecotype guangnan chromosome 3, ASM2987363v1, whole genome shotgun sequence harbors:
- the LOC131151450 gene encoding uncharacterized protein LOC131151450, producing the protein MDSRGKAVIAGGDNHVDTFSDADVDALFIRANLPAFSRGLNLIVGEDLIQEMEELLGVLECTEEQKVRFATFKLAGEVRRWWRSAKLVEEQRPGYFLIATKDVKAEEFLHLTQRPKNVQQYAVRFLELSYFALHMVSDEPKKARMFKRGLRQSVQSQVVALLMQSFTDLVDRAMAIEASI